The DNA window TGTTTCTCCTGTATGAAGGATCTGAGATCCTTGCCCCTCACTACTCCCATTGCAGGCTGATTGATAAAACCCTGTAGGTGCAGCAAACTTCCCTCAGCGCTAAGAGCAATATTGAGGGAGTGAAAGTCAAATGTGATAGGGCTGAACTGGCACATCCAATCGACTCCCAAAATAATGTCCCACCCTCCTAATTCCATGATTTTCAAGTCAAATTGGAATCTGTATTCTTGGATCAACCAAGTGACCTTGGGACTCATAGCTCCACTGGTAATGTCAGTGCCATCAGCCAAGGTTACAATGAAGGGATTAACTGTTTGATATGGCAGTTGCAACAAATTGACTACCCTGTGGTTGATGAAGCTATCAGAGCTTCCTGTGTCCACCAAAATTTTAACTGGAAGCCCTCCCAGATTGCCCATCAACATGATAGACTTCCTCTTTATAGCACCAGAGAGAGCATTAAGGGATACTTCTGCCAGCTCGCCCGTCCGTCCTGTGAGTTCATCTTGTTCCCCTTCCGCGTCTTCAAACTCAGTGTCCTCCTCTTCATCCGTGCCTAGGTAGTTTAGATTGCCTTTCTTACACTGATGTCCTATTCCGAATTTCTCCCCACATCTATAACACAGGTTATTTTTACGCCTAAACTGCATTTCCTCAGCAGAGAGTTTGTTGAACTCTCTATGTACAAAATCTGTCTTCTGCGGACTAGGAATGATAGCAGGCAACTTGTAGGAGTTTGGACGAGTCTGGTTATTCGTCGAATTCTTATACATTCCAAATCTGGAGTCCACCGCAACTCTCCCTACAGTTTTACTTTGCTTAGATTGAATTTCCAGGGAGGATTCCTGCAGTTCAGCAACCTCAAAGGCCTTTATCAGGGTCTGAGGTTTTGTAAgagcccggtgcaacccaatgagtacaaacaaattcacaatgatgcacaaaaatatatcaaatttaagcacaataaagaaaacttaattaaagagaaaagataagaaatgcaaaccaaatatcaatccaatagcctcttcaattgatggcgatgcaaaccaagatgtacaagtgaaggttcactccttcctcaccccaaacactctttggttgagccaaggagttttacaacaattctagttaaccctcaacaacctacacttgaaagatcactcacccaattaagaactattttatacaaatgaggcaaccttcaccaaggttttaccactccaagtgataggttcaccttcaccaaggttttcacttgagcaacctcacaacccaactttctcAACCCCTtgtacaaccaacaaagaatctttctactcaaaaatctcacttgtaagcttgtattttgtgttggcaaaagtctctagtcttcttgtgctttggggtttttatagaaggtgagaaatggctccaaaagactctccaacggtcaaatattaattgctgtcaaaactagccgttggcctgtcggacgtccgaaccacctgtcggacgtccgaaccctgcgtccgaacgtaggcagagagtcatcaaatctttgcgaaatttctcggacgtccgatgcgatcgatgtgcgtccgaggcgtgcgtccgatccttccggacgtccgatgcttcctcacgagcgtccgacagagtttccttcttgatgttcttcatcctttcggacgtccgatagtttccttttggccgtccgacatgagtgacctgattttgcttcttcatttggttggttttctttccttgacaccattgaacctgattctaacaaatttctcacataaaaacattagaccaaatctacattttggtttgttaatcatcaaaaccaaggattgatcgaccaaggtcaacaatctccccctttttgatgatgacaaacaaaatgaagatttcttttatcaaataagttcaaataaagctcccccttagaaagtgccaacatgcaaagaaatttcaataaatcctactcccccttttggcatcaatcaaaaagcaaactccccctttatttttcaagtcaagaccataatagggtccttgggagttattacaacatgatctagcaatccacatggatttcataccttttctcatatttttctttacatagcaatcattttgcatgtgtccaaattggcaacaaaagtgacacatgatagaagtattttgcacataagtggatttaatgcaactaattttcttagcaaacttatttgtgccttgaaaagatttgctttcttttgtttgagaaaacttttgtttttcattttggagaacctcgttcaagtcattaattcttttctttaacaaattttgttcctccaacattttttcataaaactttgttttctcttccaacttccttttcaaattatttttgcaatcaaaaacacctttttgattttttaaatcatcattttccattctcaaacatttgttttcttgaaaaagtttggagttttcttccaacaaatcatttatttttgttttcaaatctttatttttagcataagattttttcaaacttttatgcattttaatcataagagttttcacatcatcatcttcattatcttcatcacaagaagagtgataagaacttacctcatcttctccaacggccattagtgccatttgggccaactcttctttttctctttttgaattgcattcatcccatgtaattttgcaatctcctcttgaacatctcttgttgaagatcttcttgaaacttttgatgtgaggagttatatcattgtccacttccatgatttcattacccatgaaggatgggttatcccccacttgagatgctttaaaagctatgcctctcttatacattcttgcattttcttcctcttgcactttgaattccagctttaattcataagaggttagggtatccacaagagattcaatggacatagaatttaaatcctttgcctcttctatagcatttattttgttttcccattcttttggcaaggcattcaaaatctttctatttttctcacccaaagaatattcttttccaagcaatttaagatcttcaataatgtcacaaaatctactacacatcttatcaacattttcaagaggatgcattttgaaaaattcatattgagaaacaagtaaagatttcttttgttctttaatatcttgattaccttcatgaaatacacacaatttatcccaaatatctttagctgatttacaacctttaatcctactagattcatttacatctaatgcattgtacaatatacacatggccttggcattcaaagaaaggtatctcttgtctttttcattcaattcttgtctagtctttaatctactcaaattggtgatagagtcaactattctagcttcataaggaccatcttctaccacataccataattcaatgtaaacagattgtaagaaaatcatcattctttgtttccacatgctaaaatgagaaccattaaacataggtggtctatcaatagattgcccttctaaaaaagaaacttttatggttgccatgatctttactctaagcggttaagcttgatcaaaagagaccaagctctgataccaactgtaagagcccggtgcaacccaatgagtacaaacaaattcacaatgatgcacaaaaatatatcaaatttaagcacaataaagaaaacttaattaaagagaaaagataagaaatgcaaaccaaatatcaatccaatagcctcttcaattgatggcgatgcaaaccaagatgtacaagtgaaggttcactccttcctcaccccaaacactctttggttgagccaaggagttttacaacaattctagttaaccctcaacaacctacacttgaaagatcactcacccaattaagaactattttatacaaatgaggcaaccttcaccaaggttttaccactccaagtgataggttcaccttcaccaaggttttcacttgagcaacctcacaacccaactttcccaaccccttgtacaaccaacaaagaatctttctactcaaaaatctcacttgtaagcttgtattttgtgttggcaaaagtctctagtcttcttgtgctttggggtttttatagaaggtgagaaatggctccaaaagactctccaacggtcaaatattaattgctgtcaaaactagccgttggcctgtcggacgtccgacaggtgcctgtcagacgtccgaaccacctgtcggacgtccgaaccctgcgtccgaacgtaggcagagagtcatcaaatctttgcgaaatttctcggacgtccgatgcgatcgatgtgcgtccgaggcgtgcgtccgatccttccggacgtccgatgcttcctcatgagcgtccgacagagtttccttcttgatgttcttcatcctttcggacgtccgatagtttccttttggccgtccgacatgagtgacctgattttgcttcttcatttggttggttttctttccttgacaccattgaacctgattctaacaaatttctcacataaaaacattagaccaaatctacattttggtttgttaatcatcaaaaccaaggattgatcgaccaaggtcaacaggTTTGAACATCTTTACCATAGGTTTGATGTCTTCTTTGAGACCACTAATGAAGCTAGAAACAAAGTAGAGTTCGTCTAGCCTGGGGTTCTTCATCAACATTAGTGTCTTCAGCTCCTCAAACTTTTCTTCATACTCCTCCACTGAACCCTTCTGTTGTAACTTGTTGAACTCTTCGACAATGTCACGAGAACTACCTCCCGAAAACCTCTCGCATAAGAGTTCACTGAACTCTCCCCATAATATCCCAGGCTTCACTAATTTCACTTCCTGAAACCAGTTGTCAGCCTTTCCCTCCAAAAACATCTCTGCTACATCTACCATTTGGTTCTTGGCGATCTGATAATTCAGAAAGTACTTTTGACATTTTCGCACCCACTCCCTAGGATTTCCAGAATTGAACATTGGCAATTCTAAGCGAGGTACATTAGGGGTAAATTGCCTACCTCTATATTCCGGCGGCATCCCCGATCATTCGGTGGAAGTTGTCAATCTCAAATGAGCAGGTGGTGTGGGCAGGATTGGCTCTGATACACCCCCATCCATGTCGGTCAAACCTTTCTCCTTCATCAGCAACTTCAACACTGAGCTGAATCTTTGTTCCATTTTATTGAACTTCTGATCCATGCTCCCCGCTATCGCTTCCAATTTCGCATTGTTCTGCTCTATTTCTGACTGGAATTTCTGCCGCCACTCTTCAGCGCCGGCATTCCGCACCGCCGCCATGGATTCCATCAGTTCTTGAAGTCGATGCTCCTGCTTCTTGAGCTCATCTTCCAAAGTCCTAAATCTCGTGCTTTCTGCCATTCTGGATCTTCGCGGCCAAGAATCGACcgctctgataccaaatgtCAGGCTTGCAGGCTAATTTGGGAAGTTTGGGGAAGAATTGGAGAAGGGGAAGAAGGGAAATTGGGGACAGCAAGTAAGAGGGGAAGATAACAGAAAggagagaggaaaagaaatgaATCTTGTTGCAATAACTAATGTCAGTTCGTAATTCTGTTACAAGGGCTATTTATGCAATTAGCCCATTAACTTGTGTTCAACTGTATTGCAATTACAATCACCGCCCTTATTTTAATGCAACGGTGTCGTCTTATTCTTTCTCTACTAAAACGCACAACCTTCTGCACCAAACGACCTGCACTTAGTTTCTTTGGTCCTGACAGCCTGCTTTATTCTACAGTCAGCACTGTAGATTCAGTAGCTCAAAATGGCTAGGAAGAAAGGTGAACTAATTTACAAAATCTACCGAGCTTTTTCCTATGGTCTATCGCCGATGATAAATCTCCACCTACGGTGGCGCAAATTCCGAGGTCTCGAGCATCCGAAACGGTGGACTGAGCGTTTCGGCCGCCCCTCGCTTCCTCGGCCCGCCGGACCTTTAGTTTGGTTCCACGCCGTCTCTTTAGGTTATTAATTGCTTAATTTTCCCTTTGGTGTTTAAAATCTACTACTACTAGTAATTTCTCGCGCTataataattgtttaattatttgattatttCCAATAGGTGAAGGAATGGCTGCGATTCCGGTGATAAAATGCTGTTTAACGAGGAGGCCGGACGTTACTGTCTTGATGACGTCGACGACGCTGTCAGCATTGTAAGTTCATTTTCCATTAATTAATTTTAACTTTGAAATTTGGAGCTGGAATCTCGTAGCTTCGTTTTTTGGTGGGACGCAAATGTTCATTGCAAAGTTAATATTGAATGGATAGCAGTCAATCGTTGAAGTTTGGTGGAGGGATAAGAGTTGCTTTTGGAGATTATGTGACCTATGAAGTGATTTTCCATGGCAATTAATCAATACGTAAAAAAGTTTGTGTAGTGACTTGCTGGAAAGTCTTGAAATGTATGTCATCTAACAGTTGCAACTTTTACTTAAAAGGGGTGTAGTGGTCCTTATAGCAGAAGGATATAGACAAACTGTAATTTTCTCTTGGGATTACGTGAGTTGGACTGATTACGACAACACAGCTGAGGAATAAACTTTAGTAATATTTTAGTTTGATGAATGATATTTACTTTACTGCATATCTTTCAATGAATGATACGAAAGCTATTATAATGCAGAATAAGTAATATTTTAGTTTGATGAAGGTCATAATAGATTTTCATTTGAAAGTCACCATAAAGCCTGGTGCACTTCTGGAGACTAGAAGGATTTCCCAAAGGGACTCCACAAAGTAGCCCGCCTTAACATGACTGAGAATATTTACTGTAATTTACTTATGTTCAATCAGTAATTTCACAGTCAGAGGTCAAAGACCGGACTCTAGCATATTTGCTTCGCAGCCAGGGAACTTGAAAACAGTTTTAGCTCAACCTTTGCTCTTGGATCTACTAAActtgaaaaataggtaaactttTGGATATTCTTTAGACTAGTATAAGTTCCCAAAAGAAAAGGGTAGGCAGTAATTTCACTGACAGACATACCATGGGAGGTCTACCTTTTATAAAGAAATTACTGCAAAAACACTTATAATTccccaactctctctctctctctctctggatTAAAGTTTATAATTAACAGGAAATTACTTTTGTTGCCTATTCATCTCATCTTGTTTGCTTTTgtcttcatttccttttttttttttgttctgtaGTGAGGTCATAAAGAAGGAGCTTCCAGCTAATGTCATATATCAGGTGATTGCATCTGTTTGTTATACATCTTTCAGACATTATTTAAAAGGTGTACACGCAGTGGCCTGTACTTTTAATGAAATTAAGATGCTCTAAGTTATTGAGCAAGTCAATATGCTCTTTTCATCTCAGTTTACCCAATGACCCAGCTAAAATTGTAGATATTGCTGATGTCTCTGGTTGGTGGTGTATCCTGAAAAATTGAtggcattttcattttttatatattttttgtgcTCTTCATGCTTGATGATTCTTGTTATTTTTCGTGCTCTTCATGCTTGACGAGTCTTGTTATCTTGATCATATTATGTTGTGTTCCCAGTTACTTTAATCTAATTAAGTAGTTTTATGCGGGAACCAGTTTGCCCCAGTTGATGCCCCTGCTGCTGTGGAGGCTTTTCTTGGTTATTGGAAGCCAAATGCAATCATCCTAATTGAAAGTGAACTTTGGCCTAACCTGATTATCGGTGCAGCAAAAGAGGGTGTAAGCACCTCTTCATATATTAGATACTTGTTTGACTGGATTTGAATTGATTGCATACTGTACATTGTGCATTTTGGCTTTGATGAGATTTTTAATTATTACAATGCTTTATAGAGTGCAATACAAGTGGACGTTGAAGCTTGAAGCAAGTTGTGGGTTGAAATTAAGTTTTCACCTGTCTTGCATGGACTGAGCAAGGATACCTAATATGGTTTTGGACATGCATAATTCTTTTTCCCATAAGCTTTAAAAAGTTGGATTTGGGCTGAACCTTGAtcaaattgattttggaaaaggttgtcaGTTGAAGGTGAAATTCAACGATGGATAACCTAACAAACAACTGATATAGTTAATACCCCATTGTTTTGTGCTTTAGAATGTGTCTTTGCTTGGCTTGTCAATGCCTCCATGATATTATTTTCCTCCTGAGGAAGATAACAtgtattttatatatatatatatatatatataggtgcattttatttctattttggtTTGGGCCTGGATGGGACCTTTCTCAGTTGTTGTTGCTTCACCATCATGATGGGGACATTATTTCTGTTGTTGATGGCATCCAATTCATATTAGTCTGTGACATATTAGTTTGCCAATTGTGCCTGTACTTACGCCAGCAATTTCCTACCCAGATTGCGTTGGCATTGCTAAATGCACGGATGTCTGCTAAATCTTTTCGCTATTGGTCCTTACCAGTGGTTCTTCCTCTGGCTGCATTCATGCTCTCCAAATTTTCATTGATAGTTCCGTTGGTAATGTATTTTTTCTATATATCAAATGGTTTGGCCTACTGACATTGCTTCAATAatctttttctaaaatatctGCAACAGAGCAATAAACAGGCTATTCAATTTCAGCTGCTTCAAGCTCCGCCACTTGTCATCAACTTTTCCGGAGACCTTAAATATGGTATGCTGCTTTTTGGAACTTAGAACAAAAAAGTTAAGTAAATtcaaatattaatattttattttgaagaCCTTACAAGTTCCTTCTTTTGAAGCTTTGATTGGTTTTTTGAGACCCCTTGGGCATGCTACATCTTTGGGGTGTGCTGCTGCTTTTTTGTGTGCATATTTTGGCTGCATATACATATTAATACAGCTTGTAGAAGGTGTATATATGTTCTTTCTGGTGCATGAGATTGCAAACCAAATTCGAAAACCTCAAGGGTTCTGTGGCATATGTAGTCCAGTGAATCAAGACACTGCAAATGAACTCGTGCTTTGCAGATTAAGTTTATATCCCTTTTTCCGTTGTTTGAAGTAGAAGATGATGTCTCATCTCACCtaattccaaatattttactcatgcaGTAGCTAGCATCGTAAAAATTTCTTTAACTTGTGTTATCATATCAGTGCTATTATAGACATATTTTGTGTCTATATCAATGGTTATTAAATTTGATGTACTGAAATTTGGTTTGCACTTGCCACATCCTTCAGCCGTAGAAGACACCACCCTTGCAGGGGATAATGGTCTAGAAGAATTGCAGGAACAGCTTAAACATAGAAAGGTGTGGATGGCTTCTTCATTGCATAGGGGTGAAGACAAGAGTAGGTTTTGAGATCTATTCTACAAAAATTCTATAGTCTAATGTTGATTTctcattttgtatattttgatcTTTAGAATTGAAGGCAGAACTTGTCATGGGGGTAACCTAATTCTTTAGGACAACATAATGGTGAGAATTTTCAATCTGTTGCCTTTGTTTCATCTTTCCTTCTCTTCAGTTGGAGTTGGAAGGATAAAAGAGTGGACAAAATGAACTTGTTCTTTTACATTCTACTTGAACATTCAGGAATTGAactttaaagaaaagaaaacaaaaaagagctGGTGAAAGTTAAAAGCCATCAGCTGTAGAGACTAAAAGCTAGCCTAGAAGTTGTCATGGAATTTATTGGGTTCCTGTTCATGAAAAGTTTGACTGCCAGTGAATTTGGATATTTTGTtaatgaattttcaaaatatttttccgCAGTCATGCTAAGAGTTCACAAGGCGCTGA is part of the Coffea eugenioides isolate CCC68of chromosome 6, Ceug_1.0, whole genome shotgun sequence genome and encodes:
- the LOC113773166 gene encoding probable 3-deoxy-D-manno-octulosonic acid transferase, mitochondrial isoform X1; protein product: MARKKGELIYKIYRAFSYGLSPMINLHLRWRKFRGLEHPKRWTERFGRPSLPRPAGPLVWFHAVSLGEGMAAIPVIKCCLTRRPDVTVLMTSTTLSAFEVIKKELPANVIYQFAPVDAPAAVEAFLGYWKPNAIILIESELWPNLIIGAAKEGIALALLNARMSAKSFRYWSLPVVLPLAAFMLSKFSLIVPLSNKQAIQFQLLQAPPLVINFSGDLKYAVEDTTLAGDNGLEELQEQLKHRKVWMASSLHRGEDKIMLRVHKALKEIYPDMLTIIVPRHLEVGQEIVLELQRKGISVALRSRSDKLSLGTETYVVDTLGELRELYRLTPIAVIGGSFLPGLAGHNISEAAVAGCAVLTGHYLGHFNHMVQEMQRLNPSSVLQVSGDMLVEALIELFSDAELLETRRAAAKQAYHALSNGVVENMWRLVQFHILDKSVPM
- the LOC113773166 gene encoding probable 3-deoxy-D-manno-octulosonic acid transferase, mitochondrial isoform X2; this translates as MARKKGELIYKIYRAFSYGLSPMINLHLRWRKFRGLEHPKRWTERFGRPSLPRPAGPLVWFHAVSLGEGMAAIPVIKCCLTRRPDVTVLMTSTTLSAFEVIKKELPANVIYQFAPVDAPAAVEAFLGYWKPNAIILIESELWPNLIIGAAKEGSNKQAIQFQLLQAPPLVINFSGDLKYAVEDTTLAGDNGLEELQEQLKHRKVWMASSLHRGEDKIMLRVHKALKEIYPDMLTIIVPRHLEVGQEIVLELQRKGISVALRSRSDKLSLGTETYVVDTLGELRELYRLTPIAVIGGSFLPGLAGHNISEAAVAGCAVLTGHYLGHFNHMVQEMQRLNPSSVLQVSGDMLVEALIELFSDAELLETRRAAAKQAYHALSNGVVENMWRLVQFHILDKSVPM
- the LOC113773166 gene encoding probable 3-deoxy-D-manno-octulosonic acid transferase, mitochondrial isoform X3, coding for MARKKGELIYKIYRAFSYGLSPMINLHLRWRKFRGLEHPKRWTERFGRPSLPRPAGPLVWFHAVSLGEGMAAIPVIKCCLTRRPDVTVLMTSTTLSAFEVIKKELPANVIYQFAPVDAPAAVEAFLGYWKPNAIILIESELWPNLIIGAAKEGIALALLNARMSAKSFRYWSLPVVLPLAAFMLSKFSLIVPLSNKQAIQFQLLQAPPLVINFSGDLKYAVEDTTLAGDNGLEELQEQLKHRKVWMASSLHRGEDKIMLRVHKALKEIYPDMLTIIVPRHLEVGQEIVLELQRKGISVALRSRSDKLSLGTETYVVDTLGELRELYRLTPIAVIGGSFLPGLAGHNISEAAVAGCAVLTGHYLGHFNHMVQEMQRLNPSSVLQVKKTSLNISSICWLYV